A portion of the Chondrinema litorale genome contains these proteins:
- a CDS encoding ABC transporter permease/substrate-binding protein produces the protein MNEIITFFSSHSTEILDETIRHVWLTLVAIFLAVIVGVLTGIFLTRKPAYSGTIIGIVNVIQTIPSLALLGFLLPVLGIGVLPSVVALFLYSLLPIVRNTYAGITEVPEAVKEAGLGMGFTKRQLLLKVELPLAVPVIFAGIRTATVVSVGVATLCALIASGGLGTFIYRGIALNNSAMILAGALPAALLALLFDFVLGFIQRNIKTTLKPVLIASLILMLFLAVNQFVGSFSKSFTGGFQYEFMERKDGLPGLLEIYGFELSTVELDAGLMYQAVKEGRVDVIGGYSTDGRIDAYDLYVLEDDLNYFPPYAAAVTVNENTLEKYPYLEEVINQLSGKITDAEMRQLNYQVDFEKQDVREVALNYLKKKGFKAEINRSGESNIVIGGKIFTEQFILAEMLKIIIENNTSLTAETKTGLGGTKICFDALKAGEIDLYVEYSGTGFQVLLSPEDKVVDELIRDKQEVYEYVKFHSKENFGIEWLKPLGFNNTYALMMTKDKAEKLQLKTISDLKNYLNE, from the coding sequence ATGAACGAAATAATTACTTTCTTTTCCAGCCATAGTACAGAGATTTTAGATGAAACCATTAGGCATGTTTGGCTAACTTTAGTAGCTATTTTTCTGGCAGTTATTGTAGGGGTGCTCACTGGCATTTTTCTTACCCGAAAACCTGCTTACTCCGGTACAATTATCGGAATAGTAAATGTGATACAAACCATTCCAAGCCTCGCCTTGTTGGGTTTCCTTTTACCCGTTTTAGGAATTGGAGTTTTGCCTTCTGTAGTTGCACTCTTTCTTTATTCGCTACTCCCAATTGTAAGAAATACTTATGCCGGAATTACAGAAGTGCCTGAAGCTGTGAAAGAAGCTGGCTTAGGCATGGGTTTTACTAAAAGGCAATTGTTGTTGAAAGTAGAATTGCCTTTGGCTGTTCCAGTAATTTTTGCCGGTATTAGAACTGCTACAGTCGTGAGTGTAGGCGTGGCAACTTTATGTGCTTTAATTGCTTCTGGCGGATTGGGAACTTTCATTTACAGAGGCATTGCACTCAACAATTCTGCGATGATTTTAGCCGGAGCTTTACCCGCTGCTTTATTGGCTTTGCTTTTCGATTTTGTTTTAGGCTTTATTCAGCGAAATATTAAAACTACCCTAAAACCAGTTTTGATTGCTTCTTTAATCCTCATGTTATTTCTTGCTGTAAATCAATTTGTTGGAAGCTTTTCAAAAAGTTTCACAGGAGGATTTCAGTATGAGTTTATGGAAAGAAAAGATGGCTTGCCGGGCTTGTTAGAAATTTACGGTTTTGAACTTTCAACTGTTGAGTTGGATGCAGGTTTGATGTATCAAGCAGTGAAAGAAGGAAGAGTTGATGTGATTGGCGGTTACTCCACAGATGGAAGAATTGATGCTTACGATTTGTATGTGTTGGAAGATGATTTAAATTACTTTCCACCATATGCTGCGGCAGTCACAGTGAATGAAAATACTTTGGAGAAATACCCTTATTTGGAAGAGGTGATTAATCAGTTATCAGGTAAGATTACTGATGCAGAAATGCGCCAACTAAACTATCAGGTTGATTTTGAGAAACAGGATGTGAGAGAAGTCGCTTTGAACTATTTGAAAAAAAAAGGATTTAAGGCTGAAATTAACCGTTCTGGTGAGTCGAATATAGTAATCGGAGGGAAGATATTCACGGAGCAGTTTATTCTCGCAGAAATGCTTAAAATCATTATTGAAAATAATACTTCACTTACAGCAGAAACCAAAACAGGTTTAGGAGGTACAAAGATCTGTTTCGATGCGCTAAAAGCTGGTGAAATTGATTTGTATGTTGAGTATTCTGGAACAGGCTTTCAGGTTTTATTAAGTCCTGAAGATAAGGTGGTAGATGAGCTAATTAGGGATAAGCAAGAAGTGTATGAATATGTGAAATTTCATTCTAAAGAAAACTTCGGAATCGAATGGCTAAAACCACTGGGATTCAACAACACATATGCTTTAATGATGACAAAAGATAAAGCCGAAAAGCTACAGCTAAAAACCATTTCCGATTTGAAAAACTATTTGAATGAATAA
- a CDS encoding ABC transporter ATP-binding protein, producing the protein MIEVRNLTKLYNGKAAVNNISFKVEKGEMFVLLGTSGCGKTTTLKMLNRLVEPDEGTILINGENIKSLQVEQLRRKTGYVIQQTGLFPHYTVEENIKVVPEMLAWKAEKMEQKVDELMDLLKLPSEMKKQYPDELSGGQRQRVGLARALAADPPLILLDEPFGALDPVTRQHLQDEFAQLENLLTKTMVMVTHDVGEAVKLADRICLMSEGEIVQMGTAKELLFSPVNDFVKSFFDSQRFFLEMSVIELADLADIFPENLQISGGNPLKFISANIDLLQFLESHTEKDKTQFAVKNSNGHILYSASRAEILEAYYQKYK; encoded by the coding sequence ATGATTGAAGTACGGAATCTAACCAAGCTATACAATGGCAAGGCGGCTGTAAATAATATTTCTTTTAAAGTTGAAAAAGGAGAAATGTTTGTCTTGCTGGGCACAAGTGGCTGTGGTAAAACAACTACTCTCAAAATGCTTAACCGACTTGTAGAACCGGATGAAGGCACCATTCTAATTAATGGAGAAAATATTAAAAGTCTACAGGTTGAGCAACTACGCAGAAAAACCGGTTATGTAATTCAGCAAACGGGTTTATTTCCTCATTACACCGTAGAAGAAAACATCAAAGTAGTGCCTGAAATGCTTGCTTGGAAAGCTGAAAAAATGGAGCAAAAAGTAGATGAATTAATGGATTTACTAAAGCTTCCATCAGAAATGAAAAAGCAATATCCAGATGAGTTAAGCGGAGGACAGCGGCAACGAGTCGGCCTCGCCAGAGCATTAGCAGCAGATCCACCTTTGATCTTATTAGATGAGCCTTTCGGTGCACTCGATCCTGTTACCAGACAGCACTTGCAAGATGAATTTGCACAATTGGAAAACCTACTTACTAAAACAATGGTAATGGTTACGCATGATGTAGGCGAGGCAGTTAAATTAGCAGATAGAATTTGTTTGATGAGTGAAGGAGAAATTGTGCAAATGGGAACAGCCAAAGAATTACTTTTTAGTCCAGTAAATGATTTTGTGAAATCTTTTTTCGACTCGCAAAGATTTTTTCTGGAAATGTCTGTAATTGAATTAGCAGATTTAGCTGATATATTTCCTGAAAACCTACAGATTAGCGGTGGTAATCCTTTAAAGTTTATTTCTGCAAATATCGACCTACTGCAATTTCTTGAAAGCCATACTGAAAAAGATAAAACTCAATTCGCAGTAAAGAATAGTAATGGCCATATTTTATACAGTGCCAGTCGTGCCGAAATTCTGGAAGCTTATTATCAAAAATATAAATGA
- a CDS encoding hydroxymethylglutaryl-CoA lyase yields MKITECPRDAMQGLHEFIPTKDKIRYINALLKVGFDVIDFGSFVSPKAIPQMRDTAEVMANLELETSKSKLLAIVANLRGAEDALQHQQIDFLGFPLSISETFQQRNTNKSIDEAIAVVEQIQNKTDQAGKQLVVYLSMGFGNPYGEEYNPNIVSEFVAKLNTMGVGIVSLADTIGSATPDLITAVFKQVISDFPELTISAHFHSTPQKAMEKIEAAWNAGCKSIEGAIGGMGGCPMAKDDLTGNIATENILAFCQKKSIATTIDLAEFKKASIIKSELFG; encoded by the coding sequence ATGAAAATTACTGAGTGCCCAAGAGATGCCATGCAGGGTTTACATGAGTTTATTCCAACCAAAGATAAGATCCGGTATATTAATGCTCTTTTAAAAGTTGGTTTCGATGTAATAGACTTTGGTAGTTTTGTCTCTCCAAAAGCAATTCCTCAAATGCGAGATACAGCAGAAGTAATGGCGAATTTGGAATTAGAAACCTCAAAATCTAAGTTACTGGCAATTGTTGCCAATTTACGTGGGGCAGAAGATGCCCTTCAACATCAACAGATCGATTTTTTGGGTTTCCCACTTTCAATTTCTGAAACCTTCCAACAACGAAATACAAACAAATCTATAGATGAAGCAATTGCAGTTGTTGAGCAAATTCAGAATAAAACTGATCAAGCAGGCAAGCAGTTGGTGGTCTATCTTTCAATGGGTTTTGGTAATCCATATGGCGAGGAATATAACCCAAATATTGTGAGTGAGTTTGTTGCCAAATTAAATACCATGGGAGTCGGTATAGTCTCTTTGGCCGATACAATTGGCAGTGCCACTCCTGACTTGATTACTGCTGTTTTCAAACAAGTAATTTCTGATTTTCCTGAGTTGACCATCAGTGCGCATTTTCATTCAACTCCTCAAAAAGCCATGGAAAAAATAGAAGCCGCTTGGAATGCTGGTTGCAAAAGTATTGAAGGTGCCATTGGCGGAATGGGAGGTTGTCCGATGGCAAAAGACGATTTAACAGGTAACATTGCTACAGAAAATATCCTAGCTTTTTGCCAGAAAAAAAGCATAGCTACAACTATCGATCTTGCAGAATTTAAAAAAGCATCAATAATCAAATCTGAATTATTTGGGTAA